A section of the Pochonia chlamydosporia 170 chromosome 2, whole genome shotgun sequence genome encodes:
- a CDS encoding leucine carboxyl methyltransferase (similar to Neosartorya fischeri NRRL 181 XP_001259527.1), with protein sequence MTSTTPQTPGVPARSYALDELIMGTNSSSIVSKRSVERLYYPNETHYFRHFVQKFQRRAPLINRGYWLRLKAIDVVVKQFLYENASKKSVVINLGCGSDVLPWQSHLRYASLCSDVLFVDVDYPDLMVKKRSIVLETPQLREILGRNFVTSESAEDQVLLRSDRYCQIGCDLRELPRLRESLESLGQMANRPVLFVAEVSITYMDTTSADALIHWASGVGKAEFCLLEQLLPNGPAHPFAATMLSHFNKLKTPPKSVGQYATIDQQTRRFANRGYSEISIWDLWEAWSSEKFVNSSERASLDEIEPFDEWEEFVLFCRHYFVIHASTSKQDKPVSKSSMCDGEEKPEKADGFEISITRYDVQAPKRRFGDALALVDPTGATCALHLMGIGTTGRAESYDIYSLDGQVDIPVAPIVGPIPRMCHTLTDLGDYGVLLAGGRTSPANALSDCWMFSKSSREWTPAPSLPIPLFRHASIRLPGSSLALVVGGKTGSSTISQDCYVFHAARGWLKCEVLGDLPTPLFGAILCNSSFRQKFDGKFDGLLAGGIGPDGRISSKNYNWHLEVNMTQPIIRFNLSGDELDPDRLLSVFGARTIDIESQTLVCGGVGARPEWMGQNFLAVDMSTEGACVISKADLHPKDSTLPFMIGASIMQTDNSLWILGGGATCFSMGTFWETGLFQVHLKSRAGQDMSCQPTGRKASMIQYLGSQKVVSSSTGQSGRQAPSQAKATITTIPRVRLRTPTQFNDILQAGLPVIIEQADFGDCIQKWTPSYMISRVGFDTKVVVHECKHDTERMDFNLKNFRYVTESFGKVMARAEAGERVYLRALSQAKPSEQPANIRDDFPGLAGDFSLPKEMDLVNQSAFSSVLRVSGRTNMWLHYDVMANIYAQVAGSKRMILFPPRDVGHLLFAPGASSSSLDVFSELESSRLAATQPYEAIVGPGDMLFLPPCWLHTATTISACSVAVNVFFRDLDNGYAAGRDVYGNRDLAAYEKGRQEITRIGRSFQNVPLETRRFYLKRLADELEMTAEGV encoded by the exons ATGACTTCCACGACACCCCAAACGCCTGGAGTGCCGGCAAGATCATACGCCCTCGATGAGTTGATAATGGGG ACCAATAGTAGTAGCATTGTTTCCAAGCGTAGCGTGGAAAGGCTGTACTACCCCAATGAGACGCATTACTTTCGCCACTTTGTACAGAAGTTCCAGAGGCGCGCACCACTAATCAATCGAGGGTATTGGTTGAGGCTGAAGGCCATTGATGTCGTGGTCAAGCAGTTCTTGTACGAGAATGCGTCCAAGAAGAGCGTTGTGATTAACCTTGGATGCGGTAG CGATGTCCTCCCCTGGCAATCACATCTTCGATATGCGTCGCTCTGCAGTGATGTTCTATTTGTGGATGTAGATTACCCAGACTTGATGGTCAAAAAGCGATCCATCGTACTGGAGACACCACAGCTACGAGAAATTTTGGGACGGAATTTCGTCACCAGTGAGTCGGCCGAGGATCAAGTTCTATTACGAAGTGATCGCTATTGCCAAATTGGATGTGACCTTCGGGAGCTTCCAAGATTGAGAGAATCGTTGGAGTCGCTTGGTCAGATGGCCAACCGCCCGGTACTTTTCGTCGCGGAGGTATCCATCACCTACATGGACACAACGTCCGCCGATGCTTTGATTCATTGGGCAAGTGGCGTTGGAAAAG CGGAATTCTGCCTTCTGGAGCAACTACTACCGAATGGACCGGCCCATCCTTTTGCGGCAACCATGCTCAGTCACTTCAATAAGCTTAAAACGCCGCCAAAATCAGTTGGGCAATATGCTACCATTGATCAGCAAACCAGGAGATTTGCAAATCGTGGCTATTCAGAGATCAGTATTTGGGACCTGTGGGAGGCCTGGTCAAGCGAAAAATTCGTAAACAGCTCAGAAAGGGCATCTTTGGACGAAATAGAACCATTTGACGAATGGGAGGAATTCGTCCTGTTTTGTCGGCACTACTTTGTTATTCATGCTTCCACCTCAAAACAAGACAAGCCAGTATCTAAGTCGTCAATGTGcgatggcgaggagaagCCCGAGAAAGCGGATGGGTTCGAGATTTCGATAACCAGGTATGATGTGCAAGCACCCAAGAGGCGATTTGGAGACGCCCTTGCTCTTGTCGACCCTACTGGGGCTACATGTGCCTTGCACCTCATGGGGATAGGAACAACTGGCAGGGCGGAGTCATACGATATCTATAGCCTCGATGGGCAAGTCGATATACCCGTGGCTCCAATTGTTGGACCCATCCCGCGCATGTGTCACACGTTAACGGACTTGGGTGACTACGGTGTTCTCCTTGCCGGTGGCAGGACTTCACCGGCAAATGCGTTGTCGGACTGCTGGATGTTTagcaagtcaagtcgagaaTGGACACCAGCCCCAAGTCTTCCAATCCCGCTATTCAGGCATGCGTCTATTCGTCTACCTGGGAGTTCTCTCGCCCTTGTCGTCGGTGGCAAAACAGGGTCGTCGACAATATCGCAAGACTGCTATGTTTTTCATGCCGCGAGGGGCTGGTTAAAATGCGAGGTGCTTGGCGACTTACCCACTCCTCTATTTGGCGCAATCCTATGCAACTCTTCGTTCCGGCAAAAATTTGATGGCAAATTTGATGGCCTACTAGCTGGTGGTATAGGACCAGACGGTCGGATCAGCTCGAAGAATTATAACTGGCACCTCGAAGTCAACATGACACAG CCCATTATACGATTCAACCTATCTGGCGATGAGCTGGATCCAGATAGACTTCTTTCAGTCTTTGGTGCCAGAACGATTGATATTGAATCACAAACTTTGGTTTGCGGAGGTGTCGGAGCACGTCCCGAATGGATGGGCCAGAATTTCCTTGCGGTAGATATGTCGACCGAAGGTGCTTGCGTCATATCAAAGGCCGACCTGCACCCCAAAGACTCTACATTGCCATTTATGATTGGAGCCTCGATAATGCAGACCGACAACAGCCTTTGGATCCTTGGTGGTGGAGCAACTTGCTTTTCAATGGGTACGTTCTGGGAAACTGGCCTCTTCCAAGTCCACTTGAAGAGCAGAGCAGGACAAGACATGAGCTGCCAACCTACGGGGCGGAAGGCATCAATGATACAGTATTTGGGATCGCAAAAGGTTGTCAGTAGTAGTACTGGGCAGAGCGGGCGCCAGGCGCCTAGCCAGGCGAAGGCGACCATCACAACAATCCCTCGAGTTCGGCTTCGAACGCCAACGCAATTCAACGATATATTGCAGGCCGGCTTGCCAGTTATTATTGAGCAAGCAGACTTTGGCGACTGCATACAGAAATGGACACCTTCATATATGATCAGTCGGGTTGGATTCGATACAAAG GTTGTTGTGCACGAGTGCAAACACGACACTGAAAGGATGGATTTTAACTTGAAGAACTTCCGCTACGTCACCGAGTCCTTTGGGAAAGTCATGGCGCGTGCTGAGGCCGGGGAACGCGTCTACCTGCGCGCTTTGTCCCAGGCAAAGCCGTCAGAACAGCCCGCCAACATCCGTGACGATTTTCCTGGATTAGCTGGCGACTTTTCTCTCCCTAAGGAAATGGACTTGGTCAACCAATCCGCGTTCAGTTCTGTTCTCAGGGTATCCGGGCGGACAAATATGTGGCTTCACTACGAC GTAATGGCCAACATCTATGCTCAAGTGGCAGGATCGAAACGTATGATACTGTTTCCGCCTCGTGACGTGGGACATTTATTATTTGCCCCTGGAGCATCTAGCTCAAGCCTTGACGTCTTTTCTGAGCTAGAATCATCAAGGCTGGCGGCAACACAACCGTATGAAGCAATTGTTGGGCCGGGTGATATGTTGTTCCTACCGCCGTGTTGGCTACACACGGCCACAACTATTTCAGCCTGCAGTGTTGCGGTGAATGTTTTCTTTCGAGACTTGGATAATGGATATGCCGCTGGCAGGGATGTGTATGGCAACCGAGACTTGGCTGCGTACGAAAAGGGGCGACAGGAGATTACTCGTATAGGAAGGAGTTTTCAAAATGTTCCACTGGAGACGCGCCGCTTCTACTTAAAACGACTGGCAGATGAGTTAGAGATGACGGCCGAAGGGGTGTGA
- a CDS encoding protein-vacuolar targeting protein Atg18 (similar to Blastomyces dermatitidis SLH14081 XP_002628099.1), whose product MLPVRASVICELTFPSAVLAVRLNRKRLAVVLEEEIYLYDISNMSLLYTITTSPNPSAICALSPSSDNCFIAYPLPKPREDSDNRRPSHAPPQSTYVAPTSGEVLVFDTLSLKAVNVIEAHRSPLSCICLNSDGTLLATASETGTIIRVFSIPRGQKLYQFRRGTYPSTIYSMSFNLSSTLLCVSSTSDTVHIFRLGTPPGHTTPGGAPIEAPGSPRQDRWSRARSYDDGESPGNSTTESPRSDAAELAGGNTVSSGGKQGHRRQSGSFSNMLRRSSQIMGRGVAGVVGSYLPQTVTEMWEPLRDFAFIKIPKPGVSGQTPRIAGSSHVGPLRSVVAMSSSSPQVMVVTSDGGFYVYNIDMENGGEGYLVKQFS is encoded by the exons ATGCTACCCGTT CGAGCGTCTGTAATATGCGAACTCACCTTTCCCTCTGCCGTTCTGGCCGTCCGCCTCAATCGAAAGCGCCTAGCCGTCGTGCTGGAGGAAGAAATATATTTGTACGACATTAGCAACATGAGCCTCCTGTACACCATAACAACATCTCCAAACCCATCTGCCATATGTGCGCTTTCTCCGTCGTCAGACAACTGCTTTATTGCCTACCCACTCCCGAAACCTAGGGAGGATTCCGACAATAGGCGACCCTCACATGCGCCGCCCCAGTCAACTTACGTGGCACCAACTTCAGGGGAGGTTCTTGTATTTGACACATTGTCCCTGAAAGCGGTAAATGTAATCGAAGCCCATCGTTCGCCGTTATCCTGTATATGTCTGAATAGTGACGGCACACTGTTGGCAACGGCAAGTGAGACTGGAACAATAATTCGCGTCTTTTCTATCCCAAGAGGGCAGAAATTATACCAGTTTCGTCGAGGAACATACCCTTCAACCATCTACAGCATGTCCTTCAATCTCAGTTCCACTCTTCTCTGCGTTTCTTCAACTTCTGATACCGTACATATCTTTCGACTGGGAACACCGCCTGGCCACACTACCCCTGGAGGTGCACCAATTGAAGCCCCTGGTTCCCCAAGACAGGACCGTTGGTCACGAGCTAGGAGCTACGACGATGGAGAGTCACCTGGAAACAGCACAACAGAATCCCCAAGAAGCGACGCAGCGGAATTGGCAGGTGGAAATACGGTTTCGAGTGGAGGCAAGCAGGGCCATCGAAGGCAGAGCGGCTCATTCAGTAATATGCTGCGTCGCTCATCACAAATCATGGGTCGTGgtgtggctggtgttgttggttctTACCTCCCTCAAACTGTCACGGAAATGTGGGAGCCACTCCGTGACTTTGCATTCATCAAAATACCTAAACCAGGAGTGTCGGGGCAAACGCCGCGCATAGCCGGAAGCTCCCATGTTGGGCCACTACGAAGTGTAGTGGCAATGAGCAGTAGCAGTCCTCAAGTCATGGTCGTAACGAGTGACGGCGGCTTCTACGTTTATAATATCGACATGGAGAACGGAGGAGAGGGATACCTTGTTAAGCAATTTTCGTGA
- a CDS encoding pps1 dual specificty phosphatase (similar to Coccidioides immitis RS XP_001239551.1), with the protein MATIALPRPIPPHSASADIDGHITPPHSLEEVNHQVQNQHNPAPLPNKHIPVCPTGPSKVDDADTPPASPKSLHEASGQQSLLFPPRNYVRLEADDLCVFELDASQVNRAIDFASRQPLPSPEVMFPWLHGLHPKNHLQQAFFMGRKKSSKRPPTGSRGILLVKASGDLSTARLKGAVAPNEFMQAGPYPRFVEADPQEGFSVRNFQIQTAKAALVSDVVVYGEDLTASRKVAWEVAAAQLHQKQSQAALLDQTAEYNTFVCTSPFSEFEDNYSDIVVVDSDGSSTGKVLDFIQQERNEMWDMTQASEISQNVFMGPTPEPGSQEEHDFDVLIECSDLGRLNPSALQSLVESTDGHGGRSHFDFPSSGSILPPTWSQDEADGIIETCKWIYHLSHGIRPTSNIHDDIAQSYATGSTSGTHDAKRILIHCADGYTESTMLGIAYLSYSTGLPVPTAWLQLHTAKGRNFFAYPTDVALLTAIAPRLLSDSPACVGYSLEQITNLLRDEPKWLPGLDGSLPSRILDYLYLGNLGHANNPDLLKELGIGQILSVGETASWRDGDLANWGSDNVYIVQGVQDNGIDPLTKEFPGCLEFIDRGKRQGTATLVHCRVGVSRSATICIAEVMRARNMSFPRAYCFVRARRLNVIIQPHLRFAYELLRWEERLQQHGDESAPLKRELEWSDIAREIALMNRPYSR; encoded by the exons ATGGCGACTATTGCTCTACCAAGACCGATACCCCCGCACAGCGCCAGTGCCGACATCGATGGCCATATTACACCACCTCATTCACTCGAAGAGGTCAACCATCAGGTCCAAAACCAACATAATCCTGCTCCACTTCCGAACAAGCATATCCCAGTGTGTCCAACTGGACCGTCGAAAGTCGACGACGCAGATACACCCCCAGCATCTCCGAAAAGCCTTCATGAAGCATCAGGTCAGCAATCGTTGCTTTTTCCTCCCAGAAATTATGTCAGATTAGAAGCAGACGACCTGTGCGTTTTTGAGCTCGATGCCTCTCAGGTTAACCGGGCCATCGACTTCGCGTCGAGGCAGCCTCTCCCCTCACCGGAAGTAATGTTCCCATGGCTGCATGGTTTGCACCCAAAAAATCATCTTCAGCAAGCCTTCTTCATGGGCCGAAAAAAATCTTCAAAAAGGCCGCCAACGGGCAGCCGTGGAATTTTATTAGTGAAGGCTAGCGGTGATCTTTCGACAGCACGGCTGAAAGGCGCGGTTGCCCCTAATGAGTTCATGCAAGCCGGTCCCTATCCCAGATTCGTTGAGGCGGACCCCCAGGAAGGTTTCTCTGTGAGAAACTTCCAAATCCAAACAGCGAAAGCGGCTCTCGTATCCGATGTCGTCGTCTATGGAGAGGACCTTACAGCAAGCAGAAAAGTGGCCTGGGAAGTCGCAGCAGCACAGTTACACCAAAAGCAATCGCAAGCGGCACTGCTGGATCAGACCGCTGAGTACAACACCTTTGTTTGCACCAGCCCTTTCTCGGAATTTGAAGACAATTACAGCGACATTGTGGTCGTGGACTCTGATGGCAGCAGTACTGGAAAAGTTCTCGACTTTATtcagcaagaaagaaacgAGATGTGGGACATGACCCAGGCGTCAGAGATTTCTCAAAATGTTTTCATGGGACCTACTCCAGAGCCTGGTAGTCAAGAAGAGCACGACTTTGATGTACTTATCGAGTGCAGTGATCTCGGCCGCCTAAACCCAAGTGCATTGCAATCACTTGTCGAGTCGACAGATGGCCACGGCGGACGATCCCATTTCGACTTTCCATCTTCAGGCAGCATACTACCACCGACATGGTcacaagatgaagctgatggGATAATTGAAACATGCAAGTGGATATATCATTTATCACACGGCATTAGACCGACCTCTAATATCCACGACGACATTGCACAGTCATACGCAACTGGTTCGACCTCTGGAACTCATGATGCAAAGAGAATTCTCATACATTGCGCTGACGGATATACGGAGTCTACGATGTTGGGAATTGCATACCTGAGCTACAGTACGGGACTACCGGTGCCGACTGCTTGGTTACAGCTACATACTGCAAAAGGTCGCAACTTTTTCGCTTACCCTACCGACGTCGCGCTGCTGACTGCAATCGCGCCTCGCTTATTGAGCGATTCCCCAGCCTGTGTTGGATATAGCCTCGAGCAAATTACCAACCTGCTACGGGACGAGCCCAAGTGGCTGCCTGGCCTGGACGGTTCACTACCGAGCCGGATTTTAGATTACCTGTATTTGGGCAATCTGGGCCACGCGAACAATCCAGACCTCCTGAAAGAACTTGGCATTGGTCAAATTCTAAGTGTTGGAGAGACAGCGTCGTGGCGTGACGGCGATTTGGCAAATTGGGGCTCGGACAATGTTTATATTGTACAGGGCGTTCAGGATAACGGAATCGATCCGCTGACCAAGGAATTTCCCGGGTGCCTTGAGTTTATAG ATCGAGGAAAGCGCCAAGGGACGGCAACCCTGGTGCATTGCAGGGTCGGCGTATCGCGCAGCGCCACTATATGCATAGCCGAAGTAATGAGAGCCAGGAACATGTCGTTTCCTCGCGCGTACTGTTTTGTCCGTGCAAGGCGTCTCAATGTCATTATTCAGCCTCACTTAAGATTTGCGTATGAGTTGCTACGTTGGGAGGAGCGACTGCAACAGCACGGCGACGAATCTGCTCCCTTGAAGCGCGAGTTGGAGTGGAGCGACATTGCACGGGAAATCGCGCTTATGAATCGCCCATATTCAAGATGA